From a single Nostoc sp. MS1 genomic region:
- a CDS encoding PP2C family serine/threonine-protein phosphatase yields the protein MGWKAIARYEIGTSHLNQGIPCQDYGHYRLFKDDVIVGAVADGAGSAKYADVGSKLAVETVLELFDDVNESPDKQGETDRKLSQPLSKLEVEKLFAEIVNLVFTELSKKASEEHYSVNELACTLLVFIATPNWLAAMQIGDGFIVLRSKNSEEYQLLFHPDKGEFANETTFITSENVLHEMQVDVILGEQEFICASTDGLEKVAIRFQDWKAFSPFFKPFEEYLKLTSNPEEEAEYVINFLNSERLNTRTDDDKTLLLCRWERE from the coding sequence GTGGGTTGGAAAGCAATTGCTCGTTATGAGATAGGAACGAGTCATCTAAACCAAGGAATACCTTGTCAAGATTACGGTCATTATCGCCTCTTTAAAGATGATGTAATTGTTGGCGCTGTTGCTGATGGTGCTGGTAGTGCTAAGTATGCTGATGTTGGTTCTAAGTTAGCGGTAGAAACTGTACTAGAATTGTTTGATGATGTTAATGAATCTCCTGATAAGCAGGGAGAAACAGACAGAAAATTATCGCAACCATTATCTAAATTGGAAGTTGAAAAACTGTTTGCTGAAATTGTTAACCTAGTTTTTACAGAATTAAGCAAAAAAGCCTCAGAGGAACATTACTCTGTTAATGAATTAGCTTGTACTCTTTTGGTTTTTATAGCTACTCCTAACTGGTTGGCAGCTATGCAAATTGGCGATGGTTTTATTGTTTTGCGTTCTAAAAACTCTGAAGAATATCAATTATTATTTCATCCAGATAAAGGTGAGTTTGCCAATGAAACAACTTTTATAACTTCAGAGAATGTACTACACGAAATGCAGGTGGATGTCATATTAGGAGAGCAAGAGTTTATTTGTGCTTCTACTGATGGACTAGAAAAAGTCGCCATTCGCTTTCAAGATTGGAAAGCCTTCTCGCCTTTTTTTAAACCTTTTGAAGAATACTTAAAGCTAACCTCAAACCCAGAAGAAGAAGCTGAATATGTAATCAATTTTCTCAACTCTGAACGTTTAAATACTCGCACTGATGATGATAAAACTTTGCTTTTGTGTCGTTGGGAAAGAGAGTAA
- the atpB gene encoding F0F1 ATP synthase subunit A, translated as MLNFLNFYSVPLAELEVGKHLYWQIGNLKLHGQVFLTSWFVIGVLVIASLAASSNIKRIPGGIQNLMEYALEFIRDLAKNQIGEKEYRPWVPFVGTLFLFIFVSNWSGALVPFKLIHLPEGELTAPTSDINTTVALALLTSLAYFYAGFSKKGLGYFGNYVQPVSFMLPFKIIEDFTKPLSLSFRLFGNILADELVVGVLVLLVPLFVPLPVMALGLFTSAIQALIFATLAAAYIGEAMEDHHGEEHEGHH; from the coding sequence ATGTTGAATTTTCTGAACTTTTACTCTGTTCCACTTGCCGAATTGGAAGTGGGAAAACATCTGTACTGGCAAATAGGAAACTTAAAATTGCACGGTCAGGTATTTCTCACGTCCTGGTTTGTTATTGGCGTGCTAGTTATAGCTTCTTTGGCTGCAAGCAGTAACATTAAACGGATTCCTGGTGGCATACAGAACCTCATGGAGTATGCACTGGAATTTATTCGGGATTTGGCAAAAAACCAGATTGGCGAAAAAGAATATCGCCCCTGGGTGCCTTTCGTTGGCACTTTGTTTTTGTTCATTTTTGTGTCAAATTGGTCTGGAGCGTTAGTTCCCTTCAAGCTAATTCATTTGCCAGAAGGAGAATTAACAGCACCGACAAGCGACATCAATACAACTGTTGCATTAGCATTGTTGACATCTTTAGCATACTTTTATGCGGGATTCAGCAAGAAAGGATTGGGGTATTTTGGCAACTACGTTCAGCCCGTATCGTTCATGTTGCCCTTCAAAATTATTGAAGATTTCACCAAGCCCCTGTCCCTAAGTTTCCGTTTATTCGGTAACATTTTAGCTGATGAACTTGTAGTCGGCGTACTGGTATTACTAGTGCCTTTATTTGTACCTCTGCCAGTAATGGCTTTGGGGCTATTTACTAGCGCTATCCAGGCACTAATTTTTGCTACTTTAGCTGCTGCTTACATCGGTGAAGCGATGGAAGATCATCATGGCGAAGAGCATGAGGGACATCATTAG
- a CDS encoding F0F1 ATP synthase subunit B' translates to MIHWITLLAVEEVAKEGGLFDLDATLPLMAIQFLVLALILNATLYKPLGNAIDGRNEYVRNNQLEAQERLSKAQKLAESYEQELAGARRQAQTIIADAQAEAQKIAAQKIAAAQQEAQAQREQAASEIEQQKQQALASLEQQVDALSRQILEKLLGADLVNQR, encoded by the coding sequence ATGATACATTGGATCACCTTATTGGCGGTGGAAGAGGTTGCAAAGGAAGGTGGGCTGTTTGATTTAGATGCTACCTTACCTTTGATGGCAATCCAGTTTCTAGTGTTAGCTCTGATATTAAATGCTACTCTCTACAAACCTCTGGGTAATGCTATTGATGGACGGAATGAGTATGTCCGTAACAATCAATTAGAAGCCCAAGAGCGTTTATCCAAAGCTCAGAAATTGGCAGAGTCATATGAGCAAGAGTTAGCAGGAGCTAGACGGCAAGCACAAACAATTATTGCTGACGCTCAAGCTGAAGCCCAAAAAATCGCTGCACAAAAAATAGCAGCTGCTCAACAAGAAGCTCAAGCACAAAGAGAACAAGCTGCTAGTGAAATTGAGCAGCAAAAACAGCAAGCTCTAGCTTCTTTAGAGCAACAAGTGGATGCGCTAAGTCGCCAAATCCTAGAAAAGCTTTTAGGAGCCGATCTAGTAAACCAGCGCTAA
- a CDS encoding vWA domain-containing protein — protein MSIGLPEFVENPENRCPVVLLVDTSGSMSGQPIQELNRGLAAFKEDVLKDAQASLSVEVAIVTFGSVVRLIQDFVTIDQFIAPRLEADGVTPMGKAIEYALDLLENRKQTYKDNGVLYYRPWVFLITDGAPTDFWEGAAQRVREAEESSRLSFFTVAVQGADMNKLRQIAPPQRSPMMLNGLDFRSLFIWLSSSMKRVSSGKVGEVVALPPVGWGQITT, from the coding sequence ATGTCGATAGGACTGCCTGAATTTGTAGAAAACCCAGAAAATCGTTGCCCGGTTGTTCTTTTAGTTGATACCTCTGGCTCTATGTCAGGTCAGCCAATACAAGAGTTAAATCGAGGGTTGGCGGCTTTTAAGGAGGATGTGCTGAAAGATGCTCAAGCCTCTCTTAGTGTTGAGGTTGCTATTGTTACCTTTGGCTCGGTTGTGCGACTCATACAAGATTTTGTAACTATCGATCAGTTTATAGCACCCAGGTTAGAAGCGGATGGTGTAACACCAATGGGTAAGGCAATAGAGTACGCTTTAGATTTGTTGGAAAATCGCAAACAGACCTATAAGGATAACGGTGTTCTCTACTATCGTCCTTGGGTATTTTTAATTACTGATGGTGCGCCGACTGATTTTTGGGAAGGTGCAGCGCAAAGAGTGAGGGAAGCGGAAGAAAGTAGTAGGCTGTCATTCTTTACCGTCGCTGTTCAGGGTGCGGATATGAACAAGCTTAGACAAATTGCACCTCCTCAACGTTCACCGATGATGCTGAATGGTTTAGATTTTCGATCTCTATTTATTTGGCTTTCTTCGTCCATGAAACGGGTTTCTAGTGGCAAAGTAGGCGAAGTTGTAGCATTACCGCCTGTGGGATGGGGTCAAATTACAACCTAG
- the atpE gene encoding ATP synthase F0 subunit C — protein sequence MDPLVSAASVLAAALAVGLAAIGPGIGQGNAAGQAVEGIARQPEAEGKIRGTLLLSLAFMEALTIYGLVVALVLLFANPFA from the coding sequence ATGGATCCATTAGTTTCTGCTGCTTCCGTTTTAGCTGCTGCTCTAGCTGTTGGTTTGGCTGCGATCGGCCCTGGTATTGGTCAAGGTAATGCAGCAGGACAAGCTGTAGAAGGTATTGCTCGTCAGCCCGAAGCAGAAGGTAAAATTCGCGGTACATTACTACTCAGCTTGGCGTTCATGGAAGCGCTAACCATCTACGGTCTAGTAGTTGCTCTAGTATTGTTGTTTGCTAACCCCTTCGCGTAA
- a CDS encoding F0F1 ATP synthase subunit B, producing MGTFLLLMAEASAVGGELAEGAAEGGFGLNTNILDTNLINLAIIITVLFVFGRKVLGTTLKTRRENIEAAIKNAEQRAADAAKQLKEAQQKLEQAQAEAERIKTAAQENAQAASKAIIDQAAVDIERLQQAGAADLNADLDKAIAQLRQRVVALALQKVEAELQGGISGDAQKTLIDRSIAQMGGEV from the coding sequence ATGGGGACTTTTTTACTGTTGATGGCGGAAGCCAGCGCCGTTGGAGGTGAATTGGCAGAGGGTGCGGCTGAAGGTGGTTTTGGTTTAAATACCAATATTCTCGACACCAACCTGATTAACCTGGCCATTATTATTACTGTGCTGTTTGTTTTTGGTCGGAAAGTGCTGGGTACTACCCTGAAAACTCGCCGCGAAAACATTGAAGCAGCAATTAAAAATGCAGAACAACGTGCCGCAGATGCAGCAAAGCAACTGAAAGAGGCGCAACAAAAGCTAGAGCAAGCACAAGCGGAAGCTGAAAGAATTAAAACAGCCGCCCAAGAAAATGCTCAAGCTGCCAGCAAAGCTATCATCGATCAAGCTGCTGTAGATATTGAACGCTTGCAACAAGCAGGCGCAGCAGATTTGAATGCAGACCTAGATAAAGCGATCGCCCAGTTGCGGCAACGAGTAGTTGCTTTAGCACTGCAAAAGGTCGAGGCGGAACTGCAAGGCGGTATTAGTGGTGATGCTCAAAAAACTTTAATTGACCGTAGCATCGCACAAATGGGAGGCGAAGTATGA
- the atpH gene encoding ATP synthase F1 subunit delta, producing MTSNVANTEVAQPYAQALLSIAKSKNLTEEFGEDARTLLNLLSGNQQLRNFIDNPFIVAENKKALITQILGEGASPYLRNFLLLLVDKRRIFYLEQILKQYLALLRQLNQTVLAEVTSAVELTEEQQQAVKEKVLAITKARQVELETKVDSDLIGGVIIKVGSQVIDSSIRGQLRRLSLRLSNS from the coding sequence ATGACAAGTAATGTAGCAAACACTGAGGTAGCCCAACCTTACGCACAAGCACTGTTGTCAATCGCTAAATCCAAAAACTTGACGGAAGAGTTCGGCGAAGATGCGCGTACTTTGCTGAACTTGCTTTCGGGAAATCAACAGCTACGAAACTTTATTGACAACCCCTTTATTGTGGCTGAGAACAAAAAAGCTCTCATCACGCAAATATTGGGTGAAGGTGCTAGCCCTTACCTACGTAACTTTTTGCTGTTGTTGGTAGACAAACGACGCATTTTCTATTTGGAACAGATTCTCAAGCAGTATTTGGCGTTATTACGGCAATTGAATCAAACCGTATTAGCGGAAGTCACTTCTGCTGTGGAATTAACCGAAGAGCAACAACAAGCAGTTAAAGAAAAGGTACTGGCAATCACCAAGGCTCGTCAAGTAGAACTGGAAACAAAGGTAGACAGTGACCTGATTGGTGGTGTGATCATTAAAGTAGGCTCTCAAGTAATTGACTCTAGTATCCGGGGTCAGCTACGTCGCCTTTCCTTGCGCCTCAGCAATAGCTAG
- a CDS encoding class I SAM-dependent methyltransferase: MSDSQAVSSAVAKLYDTYPFPPEPILDEPPPGYNWRWNWLAAYSFCTGRKPAKQDIRILDAGCGSGVGTEYLVHLNPQAQVVGIDLSAGTLAVAKERCQRSGADRVEFHHLSLYDVEQLPGEFDLINCVGVLHHLPDPIRGIQALAKKLAPGGLMHIFVYGEIGRWEIQLMQKAIALLQNEKRGDYRDGVQVGRQIFASLPENNRLVKREKERWAMENQQDECFADMYVHPQEVDYNVDTLFELIDASGLEFIGFSNPGFWNLDRLLGKAPELIQRAGELSDRQRYRLIELLDPEVTHYEFFLGRPPITKADWSDDNALLQAIPELNPCTDGFPSQVLFNYDYQVVNLSTAEFEFLQKCGGNSTVTDILSTVQISLDEVRNLIKQQLIILTPA; this comes from the coding sequence ATGTCTGACTCTCAAGCTGTAAGTAGTGCTGTAGCCAAACTCTACGATACATACCCATTCCCGCCAGAACCCATCCTTGATGAACCGCCACCCGGTTACAACTGGCGCTGGAATTGGCTAGCGGCTTACAGTTTTTGTACAGGACGCAAACCAGCAAAGCAAGATATCCGCATTTTGGATGCTGGTTGTGGTTCAGGTGTGGGGACAGAATATTTAGTACACCTCAACCCGCAAGCGCAAGTAGTAGGAATTGATTTAAGTGCAGGTACTTTAGCCGTCGCCAAAGAACGTTGTCAGCGTTCCGGTGCTGACCGTGTGGAGTTTCATCACCTGAGTTTGTACGATGTGGAACAGTTACCGGGTGAGTTTGATTTAATTAACTGCGTGGGTGTGTTACATCACTTACCTGACCCAATTCGGGGTATTCAAGCTTTGGCGAAAAAATTAGCTCCCGGTGGGTTGATGCACATTTTTGTGTATGGGGAGATAGGACGCTGGGAAATTCAACTGATGCAAAAAGCGATCGCACTCCTGCAAAATGAAAAGCGGGGCGACTATCGTGATGGTGTACAAGTCGGTCGACAAATATTCGCTTCTTTACCAGAAAACAATCGTCTTGTCAAACGTGAAAAAGAGCGTTGGGCGATGGAAAATCAACAGGATGAATGCTTTGCGGATATGTACGTTCATCCCCAAGAGGTTGACTACAATGTTGATACTTTGTTTGAATTAATTGACGCTTCAGGATTAGAGTTTATTGGTTTTTCTAATCCCGGTTTTTGGAATTTAGATAGGCTATTGGGGAAAGCACCAGAGTTAATCCAAAGGGCGGGAGAGTTGAGCGATCGCCAACGTTACCGTTTAATAGAATTACTCGACCCAGAAGTCACCCATTACGAATTTTTCCTTGGTCGTCCACCCATCACCAAAGCCGACTGGTCAGATGATAACGCTTTACTACAAGCAATTCCTGAACTAAATCCTTGTACTGATGGATTTCCTAGTCAGGTGTTATTTAATTACGATTACCAAGTTGTGAACCTATCAACGGCAGAATTTGAATTTTTACAGAAATGTGGTGGTAATTCCACAGTGACAGATATATTATCAACTGTGCAAATAAGCTTAGATGAGGTTAGAAACCTAATTAAACAACAGCTAATCATCCTAACACCAGCTTAA
- a CDS encoding ATP synthase subunit I, which produces MSLSEEPIAPTPTTRQETQAGFEDTEPANSSMQEFYQLYQELLLITLVLTGVVFVSVWIFYSLNIALNYLLGACTGVVYLRMLAKDVERLGREKQSLSKTRLALLIVLILLASRWNQLQIMPIFLGFLTYKATLIIYVVRVAFISDPPKLRQP; this is translated from the coding sequence GTGAGCTTGTCAGAAGAACCAATTGCACCCACTCCGACAACACGACAAGAGACTCAAGCTGGTTTTGAGGACACAGAACCAGCAAACTCTTCTATGCAGGAGTTTTATCAACTCTACCAAGAGTTGTTGTTAATCACGCTTGTTTTAACAGGGGTTGTCTTTGTCTCTGTGTGGATTTTTTACTCCTTGAACATTGCCCTGAATTATTTATTAGGTGCGTGTACAGGTGTGGTTTACTTGAGGATGTTGGCAAAAGATGTTGAGCGTTTAGGTAGAGAAAAACAGTCGCTGAGTAAAACTCGGTTGGCGTTATTGATAGTGCTGATTTTGCTGGCATCGCGGTGGAATCAACTGCAAATAATGCCCATATTTTTGGGATTTCTCACTTACAAAGCAACGCTCATTATCTATGTAGTTAGGGTGGCGTTTATCTCTGACCCGCCAAAGCTCCGGCAACCTTAA